The DNA window CTCCTTCAGGAACCTCGACACCTTCCTCCTGGAGCCTCGACACCCTCCTTCAGGAACCTCGACACCTTCCTCCTGGAGCCTCGACACCCTCCTCCAGGAGGGTCGAGACCTTCCTCCAGGAACCTCGACACCCTCCTTCAGGAAGGTCGACACCTTCCTCCTGGAGCTTCGACCCCTTCCTCCAGGAACCTCGACACCCTCCTCCAGGAACCTCGACACCCTCCTCCAGGAACCTCGACACCCTCCTCCAGGAACCTCGTCACCCTCCTCCAGGAGGGTCGACAAGCGGTTGGTCACTTTCACCACTCTGGCGGGAACTGTAGCCACGAGGGGGTGTCCGTCCTTCAGTCACCGTTCAGCAGGGTTGTGGGGTCGGCTTTCCGGGGTCACTCAAAGACGAAGAGGAGGCGGAGATGTCCAAGTATCTGCTCAGCGTCGTGGTCGCCATCTCACTCCTCGGCACCGCCAGCCCAGTCGCTGCGAAGCCGAAGTTCCTCAAGAAGGCGCTTTCCGCCCTGACCGCTCCCGTCACGGTCCCCATCAAAACGACGAAAACCGTTATCGGAACCATCAAGGGCGAACAGTCTCCGGGGAAGGCCATCAGCGCAATCGTCGTTCAGCCCATCCAGCCGTACACAGCGGTGACGTCGGAGGGTGCCCGCGTCATCAACAAGGTCAACCACAAGGTATCGAACCTGCTCGTATCTGGCGCGGGGACCATCAGCGGCAAAACGGGCGGGTTCATCGCGGAGATGGCGCTTGCTCCCCTGCGATTCACGACAGAGCAGTCCGCGACTGCCACGACCCTTATCGATGATGTGGTCCATGGAGATGCATCTCTCGTCGATGTCTTGGCCACACCGCTGGCGACAGCCATCAACTCGGCCAAGCATCAGTACGCAGAGCAAGCAAATCCACTACCTGACCATGTGAAGCTCATGCTGAAAGAGCATTTCCCCTCCGAGTTGCTGGACTCCGCACGCTTTCTCATTGGCCAAGCGACCATCTCGCTGCCCGCAGCCATCAACGGCAGCAAGAAGCTCTTCGGGACTGCAAACCACGCCGTGACCATCGACAACATCATTGTCTTTTCGAGCGACCCTGGGGCCGACTATGCGTGGTGGACCCACGAGCTTCACCACGTCGCTCAGTACCGCGCGTGGGGTGTGTCCAAATTCGCTCGGCGATACATGTTTCACTGGAAGGATGTTGAAGCCGATGCGGAAATGAAAACGGCTGCTATCCGTCGGACTCTGGCCTGGCCTGAGTGAGGCTGCCGCCCGCGCTACGGATGACACCGAATGGGGGTTGTCGAGATGTCTTGCGACAATCGAGCGCTGAGAGCACGACCAGGCGCCGGTCTCAGGATTCCGCCCCTTCGCATGACTCTCGACCGAAGGAGAGATCCCGTCAGGGAACCAGCTCCCGCACCCGCGCCTCGGTGCTCGTCATGCCCGCGGCGCGACCGAGCTCCAGCGCGCGCTCCTTCTCCATCCCCTTGCGTGAAGCCATCAAGGCCACCAGCGCGCCGGACCGGTTGCTGGAAGCGCAGTGCAGCAGCACCTTCCCGCTCGCCGCATCCAGCCAGGACTGCACCAGCGCCGCGTTCTCGAAGGTGATGTCCCGGGCCCCGGCGATCGGGAGCGGGTGGTAGCGCAGGCCCGCGGCGGCGACCTCCGCAGCCACGTCGCGGCCTGGCAGCTCGTCGGTGGGACGCAGGTTGATCACCGTGGTCACGCCGCGGTCCCGGAGCGACGCCCACTGCGCGGCGGAGGGCTGGCCCGAGGTCAGCAGGTCGGGCAGCGGCGCGTGCAGGTCGAGGCCCTCGATGCTGATTGCCGTGGAGGGTGCCCCGGTTGGCTCCGGTGCAGGCGCCTCGGCCTTGCAGGCAGCCAGCAGGAGCGGCAACGCGATGATGCAGAGGAGGGAGGAGGCGTCGACTTTCGCGCGCATCCGGGGAAGTAAAGTCGACTCGCTCGTCGGCGCAAGAACCTGCGGCTGCCGGCAGGTGGACGCAGCACACGCCACCGCGCCGCGCAGGTCGCCAAGCCTCGAAATCCTTGGGTTTCTGGGCGTCCCCCCGTAGCCTGCGCGCATGATGGCTCCGTCCCTTCGTCTGCAGATCGCAGGCGCCCTTCTCCTCGCCTGTGCCGGCTGCGAAAAGCCGAGTGTCTGCGGTCCTTATGCAACCATGAACCTGCCCGGCGTGACCCAGGTCGACCGCTGCGACGCCGACCCGAGCAGCGACTACGGCATCAGCGGCGAGACGACGGCGGACGGGAGCGCGCTCGTGAAGGCGATCGCACAGAGCGGCTTCGAGCTCGGCCGCGACGGGAAAACCCCCTTCGAGCATGCCGCCAAGCGGCAGCACATGCGCAAAGACGGCACCACGTACGCGATGTTCACCGACCTGGGCAAGCGCCCGAGCGGCGCCAATTATTTCTCGATCCAGCAGGACAAGGTGAGGTCCTGGGTTCCCGAGGAGAGCTGGCAGAAGGTGCAGACGAGCGACGCGGCGCGACAGACGCTCATCGACAAGCTGCGGGGCACCAGCGCACTGCTCGATGCGACGCCGAGCGCTCCGGAGAAGTGCGCTGGGTCGCTCGATGCGCTCGACCCGACGCTCGCCAGTGAGCCCAGGAAGCTGCTCGTCAACCTCGACGCCCGCGACTTCCGCGAGGCGGGTGCGCACGGGCCGAGCATCTTCCTGGCGCGCGTCGAAAAGGAACGGCGATCCTACGAGCAGCTCGACCAACTGGTCGCGGAGCGAGAGGAGATCGATCGGCTGGCCGCGCGGCGCGTGGTCGCCATCGTGAAGGCGACGGAGTACCAGCCGGTGAAGGACTCGTCGAAGAGCACACTCCCGTCGTCCAGAGATCAGGTCCGGTTCGTCACCGGAGGCGACGCGAAGTTCGTCGTGGCCGTGGTCGACCTGAAGGAGAACCGGATCCTCTGTCGCTCGAAGGGCGAGGCCAGCGTCGTGGACCGGTCGAAGACCGCGAAGAACGCGCCGGTCATCACGCAGCCCGATGGAAAGCAGGTCGCTTTCAACGTGCAGGATGTCACGAACGTCAACCTCGACACGAAGATCGCAGAGGCGGCCCGCGCCGAGCTGGCCAGGATGAGTCCCGCCTTCGCACGCTGATCCCTCCCCCCTCTGCAACGCGCGACGCGTCACCGAGCAGGACGTCCATCGGGCGCTCGCGCCCCGGCTCGCCTTTGGCCCTCACGATGGCTTCAACCTCGACGCACTCTGGGACCAGTTGTCGACGGACGTGGAGCGGCCCGTGCGAATCGTCTGGCTCCACGCGGAGGCGTCCAGGAGACATCTCGGGGAGGGATTCGACCGGCTCGTCGCCATCCTGCGAAAGGCCGAGGAGCAGGATGTCAGGTTTGGCTGGCGCGATCGGCTCACGTTCGAGCTGAGGTGACCGCTGCTCGGCGCACAGGCGCAACGGAGGGGAACGCGATGGTCAAAACCCAACTTGCAGCAATCCGGAGGCTATGCGCGGACCTCGGACTTCCAGAAGGGGGCCCTTACACCCAGGACTGGGCCTATGAGCTGCCGGAGGAGTTCCGGAGCGAGGCCCACTTCTACAGGTACGTCGACGCCTACCAGAATGCCGCGTACGGGGATCTGGAGCGACAGGTCCTCGTGGAGCTGACGCTGGACGTGGTCAATGACCTGATGCAACGCGACGGCGGCACGGGCGAAGCCGCATGGAGCACTCTGGCGACGGTCATCCGTCGGCATCCGGGTCTCCACCGAGATCAAGTCGAATACTGGGCGTCATTCGACGCAGATCTGGAGGATGCCTTCACATTGACCCCTCTCGTGCGTGAACTCTGGAATGAACTCTATGGCGCATGAGACATTCGCCACCGGCTCCACATCGCTCATCAGGGCGCGCGGAGCTCGACGGGTGAGCCCATCGCAGCGCAGAGCGCCATGCTCATTGGCCACAGCCACCGGAGCGTCCGGTCCTCGTGGGGCTCGCGCGTGCCAGCTCCCTCGACCCGTGATGGCGCCTCGGCGACGCGCTACTTCCCCTTCCGCATGGAGCAGCTCGAGCCAGGGCAATCGCCCACGCGCTGGGGTGCAATGGAGTCAGAGTCCTTCGGCCCGTTCTTCTTGCTGTTGCAGCCCTTGTGCGCCGGGGCCAGGTTGCTCGCATCCTGCAGCACGGCGCGAACGTCTTTCGTCAAGGTGACGCTCCAGTGGGTGCCATTGCAGCACACGTCGACCGTGCGGATCTCGGTCTTCAAGCGGGCCCAGGGGACCTTGTGCTCGATGGAGGGTCCGTCAGCGCCCGCGGCGCCTTTGACGATGGGCTTCTTGCAGAGGTAGCACGTCCATGGTTTCGGCTGACGGTCCCACCACTGGCTCGCAAAGGTGTTCTCGAATCCTCGCCATGAGCCCGAATAGATGTTCTCGCCATTGACGCTCTTGGGAGCAATCTTCTTCTTGCTGGCCTCCAGCAGCTTCTGAACCGCTCCTGGCTGTTTCTCCTCCAGCCCCTTCAGCGTCTCGGCGACCTTGGCGCCTCCCCGCGTCCGGCCACGCTTGTCGACGCCCTTGAGAGCTTGCTCGGTATGGCGCTGAACCTGTCGCTCCTCACGCGAAGGTCTGGGCATTACGCTGTGCTCCTTTCTTCATCGCAGCTCGCGTCCATGGCCGTCGGATCGAGATGGAGAAGGCCATCGCCCATCAGGGCCCACCACGGATGTTCTCGATCAGCTTCTCGATGCTTTTGACATCCTTGACGATCTCCCTGACCACGGAGAGCATCTCGCCAGGGTGCTTCAGGCTGGCCATTTTCTGGGTGAAGGTCGCGTCGTCCACCTTCACGCCGGCCTCGGTGAGCAGCATGGCCATGTCGTCGGCGAATCTCTCGCAGTTCTGGTAGACGTCATTCGCCGCCCTCCCTCTGCGCTTCACGACCATCAGCTTGGCGCCGATCTGGACGCCCTCTTTGAGGCTCCCGGCCTTCTTCACCTTGGTCTCCAGCGCAGCGATGTTCGTGAACATGCTGTCGACCGACTGGCGAATGCTGGTGACCTCATTGCGGTATTTCTTCCGGGCCTTCTCGGCGGCATCGGCTTTCGATTTCACCTTGCCGTAGATCGTCTTGGCGAAGCGCGTGACGTTCTGCTTGGCGGTCCTGTCCGCCTTTTCTTCCCCGATCACCTGCCGCTGCTTGTCGGTGAAGTAAGCGCCCATCTTCTTCAGCAGCGCGGCGCGGAGCTGCTCCTCGCCCTTGGAGGCTTCGTAGATGGTATTGACGAGGCTGTAGATCTTCTTGACCAGCTTGATCCAGGCGAGGATGTCGGTGCCGCCAGTCGCGATGAGGTCGAATACCTTGTTGGCAATGCCGACGGCTTTGAATGCCGTCCTCACGACCGTCGCGGCGCGGGCTTCGAGCAGGTTCCTGTCGCCCTGGGCTTCCTTGCGGAGGCGCTCCTGCACCGCCGTATTGACCCGGCCTTGTAATGCCTTGATGGCGTTCTGCACGCTCGCCGACGTAGCGGAGGCCATCTTCTGGGCGCCTTCGCTGTCGTTCTTCTTGGCGAGCTCGCGCACCTTGCCTTCCAGGACCTTGATCTCCTGCGAGATCGTCTGCGCGCAGCGGGTGACTTCCTGGTTCCCGGCGGCGACGCAGCGGTCCACCTTGCTGGAAGGTAAGGGGCTCTTGCTGTCGATGGTCACGGTGACGGTGACCTTGGTGTCACCGAGGTCGAGAACCTTCGGGTCGGGCTTGCTGGGGCAGAGATCGGCGGTGATCGTCTTGGTCACGGTCGGCATGGGGGCGGACTCCTTCCGGCGGTAACGGGATCGTCGGTCGCACGAGGTGGCTCATGACCCGGGCTTGGCGGCGGAGCCGGCGCTGCTCACGTCGGCGAGGCGGCTGAGGACGCGGTCGAGGAGGAACAGGCGGTCGGGGGTGGGGAGCGAGGCGGCCAGGTAGACGGTGAGCGAGCGGGTCTCCGCGCACTGGACGAGGGCGTGCCAGACT is part of the Chondromyces crocatus genome and encodes:
- a CDS encoding DUF4157 domain-containing protein; amino-acid sequence: MSKYLLSVVVAISLLGTASPVAAKPKFLKKALSALTAPVTVPIKTTKTVIGTIKGEQSPGKAISAIVVQPIQPYTAVTSEGARVINKVNHKVSNLLVSGAGTISGKTGGFIAEMALAPLRFTTEQSATATTLIDDVVHGDASLVDVLATPLATAINSAKHQYAEQANPLPDHVKLMLKEHFPSELLDSARFLIGQATISLPAAINGSKKLFGTANHAVTIDNIIVFSSDPGADYAWWTHELHHVAQYRAWGVSKFARRYMFHWKDVEADAEMKTAAIRRTLAWPE
- a CDS encoding beta-lactamase hydrolase domain-containing protein codes for the protein MRAKVDASSLLCIIALPLLLAACKAEAPAPEPTGAPSTAISIEGLDLHAPLPDLLTSGQPSAAQWASLRDRGVTTVINLRPTDELPGRDVAAEVAAAGLRYHPLPIAGARDITFENAALVQSWLDAASGKVLLHCASSNRSGALVALMASRKGMEKERALELGRAAGMTSTEARVRELVP